The sequence ATTGATTGTCGGACTTGCCCCTGCGTCATTGTATTGCCTCGTGAAGTCCGCGCGCCCTGCAGCGTTAGCTCGCAGCAACATTCATGTGTGAGAGAGACGGGCTTTTTTGATACCAATGCGAACCGCGGAATGAATCAGGACTCGTACGGTGCTTACCTCTACCGGAAATAGAGTCGCTCGATAATCGCGAGCCATCCTCTTTCCCTTCCTTGACAATGTCGCCGGAATCGGGGTAGGCTTGGGCGTTCTCTCGTGCGATCGGCTAGGAGTTCATATTTTCGCAGATCGGCGCAACGGGCCGGGCCTGACGATCTGGTGGTGGCCTGTCGGCGGACGCGGTTAGACACGTGCTCGTCAGCAACATCACAAAATCCCTCGTTTCGGATGCAGCTGAGATTGACCTCTCGCGCACGGTGCCGACGGCGCCTGCCAAATGCGCGATTCTGCCTAAACGCGTGATCCTGCACTCATCGAAGCACATCGACTGAAGACGATGTGCGACAGATGGTGATTCCGCCAAATTCCTCCGGTTTGAGCGACAACGACAACGGTTTTTATGGTCCCCCCAATCGATCTTATATTTGTTTATGTCGGAGAGTTCTCAATGGATCAAACTTGGCTAAAAGGCAATAATTTTCGTCCCATCTCGGGGACTATTTATTGCGAAATGTCAAACTGACGAAGGATCCTGATCTTGACGCCCACGTCAATTTGACCTTCGAGAACTATAATTTCAACGCTGTGACGTGCACGGAACCATTCGGATCCTTGAGGATGCCGATCGGCTTTGGAAATCGCCCGATCCAGAGCCAATAGGTCGGCGATCTGGGTCTATTCCGACATGACTTGGCGCAGTGCATCCAGTCTTAAATGCTGGCTCGCAAATGGCGGAATGACTTATTCAAGCCTGAAATCTGCATGCCGCGAACTGGCTGGGATCATAGCGGAGTGGGAATACGAGGTTGGTCAGGCAGATTGCGAGGTGTTGGAAGTCTCGAAGGCGACTACAAGATCGATACGATTGGCGTCGGCAATCTCGATGAGCCTCCACAAACCTGATGGCCGTCCGTGTCTGCGACGACCCTTCGGGTGCCGGCGTGTCTGAGGACGCAAGGACTCTTTAAATAGGGATTGTCTTGTTCTCATCAGTAAAACCTAGTCATTACGTGGAAAGCATTGAAATTTTGACCGAGCGCAGAGCGCCGCAATCAGCGCGCGGCGCAGGAAAAAACGCCATGTGCGGGAAACGCTGGAGCTGGGAGCTTCGGTGTCGGCCGTGGTTCATCGGCACGGCGTCAACGCCAATCATTTGTTCGGCTGCCGAAAGCAATGCCAGGAAGGAAGTCTGGCGGCGGAGAGTGTGGGTGAAGCTTTGTGCCCGCATCAGAGTTGGCCGCCGTCGAGCAGCGCCTCGGCACAACACAGGCTACGCAGCCGTCGAATGGCTCTCGGTCAATGGCTTGGCCAATATCGACCACCGCACGCGCAGCCTCGCTCGCCAACTGGGTCTTGAGCCGTCGTCCACCCTTGTGAGGTCGCCGCAGAGCAAATGGCATGACCGAATCGTTCGTGAAGGTTATGAAGCACGACTACGTCGCTTCGTTGGACAAGCCTGACGCACAACCGGCGCTCTCGCGTCTGGCTATCGCGTTTGAACGCTACAAAGAGGCGCCGCACAAAGCCCTGAAATAGCCCTCGCGTCGCGAGTTCAGGCATGCTGCGGCCGTCATCAACCTAACGGTGCCCACGTATGCTGAATTACAGGAGCCACTCCAAGAATTACCCCCGGAGAAATTAGGCTCCGGGAGGGAGCAAGGCGAACGGTGAATGATAATCGACACGGTCTTGCGATGACCGCAAAACGCTGCCGGCGGAACAACCGAGTGAGATGTTGTGACAGTCCGGTGGCTAGTTGCTGCAACTACAGCGCGGCTGGCATCGTGGCCAGTGCCGCGCACAAGGCGTGGCACCGCGCGCGGGCGCGAACGACCGTGGTCGTGGTGGTTATGCCCTTAACGGCATCCAATTTGCTGACCCTACTGCGTCGTCAGTCAGCGAAACTACAAAGGCATTGAGCAAGTTTTGGCCGAAGCAACGCGATGCAAACTACTGATGCTTTGAGACTGATCAAACCGGCACGATAGGGCGTTCGCTATATTCAATTGCATTCGCGACGAGGCGTTCGCGCGTCCAGCGGTCGGTTCAATGTTCCGGATTCGCCTTCGTATGGCGGGTGCGCCGAATCGACGGAAAAAATAGCTGTATCGGACCGAGCGGCGATCCGAGAAGTGATGTGACCGAGCAGCACTGTGCAGTGCGCTGTGGACGAGTGATCGCGTTGTTGAAAACATAGCTGACAGAATGGTAAAGGCGAACCAACCTGGCTAAACCAGATGTGCATTTTCACACTCCGAATATCGGAAATCTGCCGGGGCACGCGTCAAAAGTGCGACATATTGCAGGAATTCACGCAAGCGTATCACCAGCGTGCGATGGGCTTTAGAGTCCATCGCACAGGTGTCGATCTCATAGCGGAGCGCTGGGTCGGTGCCAACACACGGCAAGATTCAATAGAAAGTGCTGCGCTAATGCAAGCCGCCTGTTATGCACCAATAGAATTTCGAGTGGGGTTCTCGCTTTGTCAAAAAAAAATGCCGACACCGCTGCCGATAATCCGCTGATCCCCGTCGCAATGGACCATCACGAAACAGCGATGCATATGAACCGGTCCGCATTCGCCTGTTTACAGGCAGCGCCGGATTCCGTTCGTGGACGAATTCCTACGGACACCGCACACCCGGTCGCTAGTTCAGAGCGCGATGCAGTAATAGAGAAACAACGGTTCGCTGCGTGCCGGAACGAGCAACTGGCGACTCAGGTGGAATTGCGTAGGGAAATCCTCATGCTGCGCGAAGCACTTGCTGAAAGTGACGATCTGAGCGCCCTTCATAAGATTTATCGAGAGAGCGCGGAGAAGCGCGCTGCGGCCGAACGTGAAAGCACACGTGCAATGCGAGTACAACTGAACAAAATGGATGTACTGAATAGAGCGTTGCAAGCGGAAGCAAGTGCGATGGAGCGGGTTTTGAATAATCCTTCATCCTACTTATCGGGTCGGGAGGTCCATCCGCTCGCGGCATTGCAGGGCAAGCGTGTTCTGTATGTCGGAGGGCAGCCCGGATCTCTTTCTGCGATCCAGTGGCTCGTGGAAGCCTCAGGTGGAACGATGGCGCGCGGCAGCGACACGGTGGACTGTGCCGGTTTGCTGGCCGCCGCGTTGCCGGATGTGGACATGCTCATGTTCCCTGCCGACTGTATAGACGACGATACGGTGAAGATGTTCGAGTGGATCTGTGAGCGCAATCGTATCGCGTGCTATCAACTTCGCACGGCAAGCTTGGCAAGTTTTGTGGAACTCATCGAGCGGCTCAGCGCGTTTGCGAAAACGGGTGCTGCTGTGCGCTCCGCGCGCTTTTGCCAGAGGCACGGCTAGGAAGCCCAATGGCAGGCTGCCGAGTTCAACATGCAGCGAAAGGAACGGCGCTGAGGACTGTACGTAAACTCCTGCTATGGGCCAGCCCTGTCTGGCAGGATCTTTTGCTACCCACACACTAAACGAAAATCGAAGGTCACTGCGCGATCACAAAAGGAGAATTGCTATCACGTGACATCGGCGGGCTGCATTATCCTCCGTCGCAACGCCACTTTGGACCGTATGGTGAATGCGATGTTCGTAGCGACCCAACGTACGATAGGAGTTTTGTTTTTGGCGGTTCACGTTTTTGGGGGCTCAGGAAAGACCAATCTCTCTATTCCCGAGAAGAGAGGATGGAAGTTGAGAACGTACACCACTTGGGAACGTCGACGTCCGGTGCAATGTGAAAGCTCTTACTTCAGTTCGATACCGGACAACTTTTGTTCAAAGACGACACGCATCGATCTCCGCGATCACCAGTTAAGAGGTCATCTTATGCAGACAGTGCTTATCGTATTGGCAATTGCTGTATTAGCGTGGGCGGCCGACCAGCACCGTTTTGTTAAGGGCTGGAAAGTGGACGAGCATAAGCACGGGAGAATACGGAGAAATGCTAACCAGCCAGGGTTGCAGGCAACCGCTGGTAGTCGCTTGCCAGACGACGGAAACGGTTGAGCCAGCCGAAGCGAGCCTGTCAGATTTTTAGTGTGCCGAGGTCATGAGACGATAACGGAAATTACGTCCTATGACCGAAGCAACTGTGACCAAGAAGAGCAAGAACCCGAAGGCGCCGAAGCTGTTCCCCGACGAGCTGATCGATCAACTGCTGGCGCAGATTAAGAACAAGGATGCCGAGTCGGTTCTCGGCGAATCGGGCACTGGCCGGGCAACTGAAGAAGCAACTGGCTGAGCGCATGCTGTCAGCGGAGCTCACGCATCACCTGGAGAACGAGGCTGAGCAAGGCAAGGCCGGCAACCACCGCAACGGCACGAGCCGCAAGACGGTCATCACGCCCAGCGGCGAACTGAATCTGGACATTCCGCGCGATCGGCAGGCGACGTTCGAGCCGCAGCTGGTGGACAAATATCAGCGCCGGCTGCCCGGCTTTGATGACCACGTCGTCAGCATGTACGCGCGCGGCATGAGCGTGCGTGAGATCTAGGGCCACTTGCTGGAGTTGTACGGGCTCGAAGTTTCGCCCGACCTTATTTCGACCGTCACCGACGAGGTGCTGGCCGAAGTCGAACAGTGGCAACAGCGTCCGCTCGAGGCGATGTACCCGATCGTGTATTTCGACGCACTTCGGCTGAAGATCCGCGACGAGGGGACGGTCAGGAACAAGGCGGTGTACCTCGCGCTGGGCATTCGGGCCGATGGCCGCAAGGAAGTGCTTGGTTTGTGGATCGAGCAAACCGAAGGCGCCAAGTTCTGGCTGAAGGTCTTCAACGAACTGAAGAACCGCGGCTTGCACGACATCCTGATCGCGGTGGTCGACGGTCTGCGCGGGTTTCCCGAAGCGATCGAGGCGGTCTATCCGGCCGCGCAGATCCAGACGTGCATCGTGCACCTGATCCGCAATTCGCTGAATGTGGCGAGCTGGAACACTAAACTCCTGACACCTGACACCTGACACCTGACACCTGACACCTGACACCTGACACCTGACACCTGACACCTGACACCTGACACCTGACACCTGACACCTGACACCTGACACCTGACACCTCCGCCGAAGCTGCGCTCGACCACCCAGCAGCGCGCAACAGCACAAAGCCCGTCTTGCCTCCGGCAGCTTGATGACTTAAGCTCAATGCCTTCGTCCAGTGCCGCTTGCGCGGGCTCTTCGCCAGTGTATCCGTGGTCGGCAAACGCCACCTTGAGCGTCTGGCACGTTGCCTGCTGAACCTGCCGCGCCAACTCTCTGACCTGCGCGCGCTCCTGTTCCTTGCCCAGCGTCACACGTACCGCGAGTAATCGCCTCGACCTGTCCACCGCCATATGCACGCGCTTGGTTGACCTCGACGGTCCTGAGCAACCTGGATGATGGTGGAACGCAGGTCGCTCAGCATGGCCCCGAAACAGCTTGCCTGAATCCAACGCTGCGTCTGCTGATTGACCAACTCCCACGGTGGAAAGCCGTCGTAATGCTTCAGCCTCTACTGCGACAGCGGCGGGCGTTTGATATACCGG comes from Paraburkholderia youngii and encodes:
- a CDS encoding DUF2325 domain-containing protein, whose product is MSKKNADTAADNPLIPVAMDHHETAMHMNRSAFACLQAAPDSVRGRIPTDTAHPVASSERDAVIEKQRFAACRNEQLATQVELRREILMLREALAESDDLSALHKIYRESAEKRAAAERESTRAMRVQLNKMDVLNRALQAEASAMERVLNNPSSYLSGREVHPLAALQGKRVLYVGGQPGSLSAIQWLVEASGGTMARGSDTVDCAGLLAAALPDVDMLMFPADCIDDDTVKMFEWICERNRIACYQLRTASLASFVELIERLSAFAKTGAAVRSARFCQRHG